In Carassius gibelio isolate Cgi1373 ecotype wild population from Czech Republic chromosome B20, carGib1.2-hapl.c, whole genome shotgun sequence, the following are encoded in one genomic region:
- the LOC127984401 gene encoding cerebral cavernous malformations protein 2 homolog isoform X1 produces the protein MEDDVKKVKKPGIVSPFKRVFLKGEKVRDKKTLEKSTERRALHTFSLSLPDHRIDPDILLNDYIEKEVKYLGQLTSVPGYLNPSSRTEVLQLIDNARKSHQLAGQLTSEQDAVVSLSAYNVKLMWRDGEDIILRVPIHDIAAVSYIRDDSLHLVVLKTAREPGGSPCHSTEMSKSPTLSSLSESGAVLVEVCCLLVLAVDNKAAAEELCLLLSQVFQIVYTESTIDFLDRAIFDGATTPIRHLSICSEDSSSKDVKEVFEAEASTFTFQSSLEAGHSSSPSPASPQTITASESELSTTAAELLQDYMTTLRTKLSSQEIQQFATLLREYRNGASIHEFCINLRQLYGDSRKFLLLGLRPFIPEKDSQHFENFLETIGVKDGRGIITDSFGRYKRTTSSASDSTTNGNGAAGGSDEGTPTSEGDEWDRMISDISNDIEALGSSMDQDGVSS, from the exons ATGGAGGATGACgtaaagaaagtaaaaaag ccAGGTATTGTGTCTCCGTTCAAGCGGGTGTTTCTGAAAGGAGAGAAGGTGAGAGATAAGAAGACTCTAGAGAAGTCCACTGAGCGTAGGGCCCTCCACaccttctccctctctctcccagATCACCGTATCGACCCAGACATTCTGCTCAATGACTACATTGAGAAGGAAGTTAAG TATCTGGGACAGCTGACCTCAGTTCCTGGATATCTGAATCCCTCCAGCCGCACAGAGGTTTTACAGCTTATTGACAATGCCAGG AAGTCTCATCAGTTGGCAGGGCAGCTGACATCAGAGCAGGATGCTGTTGTCAGTTTGTCGGCATACAATGTGAAGCTCATGTGGCGCGACGGAGAAGACATCATTCTCCGCGTACCCATTCATGACATCGCAGCTGTGTCCTACATCAGAGACGACTCACTCCACCTCGTGGTGCTAAAAACAG CTCGGGAGCCCGGAGGTTCTCCATGTCATAGTACAGAGATGTCAAAATCTCCCACTCTGAGCTCTCTTTCGGAGAGCGGCGCTGTGCTTGTGGAGGTCTGCTGCCTGCTTGTGCTGGCTGTCGACAATAAG GCTGCAGCAGAGGAGCTGTGTCTTCTACTTAGTCAAGTCTTCCAGATCGTCTACACTGAGTCCACCATTGACTTCCTGGACAGGGCCATCTTTGATGGAGCCACAACACCCATCAGGCATCTCTCGATCTGCAGCG AGGACTCCTCAAGCAAAGATGTCAAAGAAGTGTTTGAGGCCGAGGCGAGCACATT TACTTTCCAAAGCTCTCTAGAGGCGGGACACTCCTCTAGCCCCTCCCCAGCCTCACCACAAACCATAACAGCCAGTGAGAGTGAACTAAGCACAACAGCTGCTGAGCTTTTACAAGACTACATGACcaca TTGAGGACAAAGCTGTCATCTCAGGAGATCCAGCAGTTTGCCACACTGTTACGTGAGTACAGAAACGGAGCCTCCATCCATGAGTTCTGCATCAACCTGCGTCAGCTTTACGGAGACAGCAGGAAGTTCCTCCTCCTGG GACTGCGGCCTTTCATTCCTGAGAAGGACAGCCAGCACTTTGAGAACTTTTTGGAAACCATCGGCGTGAAGGATGGCCGCGGCATCATAACGGACAGCTTTGGACGTTACAAACGCACGACAAGCTCTGCGTCAGACTCCACCACTAATGGAAACGGTGCCGCAGGTGGATCGGATGAAGGAACGCCCACCTCTGAGGGCGACGAATGGGACCGCATGATTTCAGACATAAGCAATGACATTGAAGCGTTAGGAAGCAGTATGGACCAGGACGGCGTGTCGTCTTGA
- the LOC127984401 gene encoding cerebral cavernous malformations protein 2 homolog isoform X2: METEPGIVSPFKRVFLKGEKVRDKKTLEKSTERRALHTFSLSLPDHRIDPDILLNDYIEKEVKYLGQLTSVPGYLNPSSRTEVLQLIDNARKSHQLAGQLTSEQDAVVSLSAYNVKLMWRDGEDIILRVPIHDIAAVSYIRDDSLHLVVLKTAREPGGSPCHSTEMSKSPTLSSLSESGAVLVEVCCLLVLAVDNKAAAEELCLLLSQVFQIVYTESTIDFLDRAIFDGATTPIRHLSICSEDSSSKDVKEVFEAEASTFTFQSSLEAGHSSSPSPASPQTITASESELSTTAAELLQDYMTTLRTKLSSQEIQQFATLLREYRNGASIHEFCINLRQLYGDSRKFLLLGLRPFIPEKDSQHFENFLETIGVKDGRGIITDSFGRYKRTTSSASDSTTNGNGAAGGSDEGTPTSEGDEWDRMISDISNDIEALGSSMDQDGVSS, encoded by the exons ATGGAGACAGAG ccAGGTATTGTGTCTCCGTTCAAGCGGGTGTTTCTGAAAGGAGAGAAGGTGAGAGATAAGAAGACTCTAGAGAAGTCCACTGAGCGTAGGGCCCTCCACaccttctccctctctctcccagATCACCGTATCGACCCAGACATTCTGCTCAATGACTACATTGAGAAGGAAGTTAAG TATCTGGGACAGCTGACCTCAGTTCCTGGATATCTGAATCCCTCCAGCCGCACAGAGGTTTTACAGCTTATTGACAATGCCAGG AAGTCTCATCAGTTGGCAGGGCAGCTGACATCAGAGCAGGATGCTGTTGTCAGTTTGTCGGCATACAATGTGAAGCTCATGTGGCGCGACGGAGAAGACATCATTCTCCGCGTACCCATTCATGACATCGCAGCTGTGTCCTACATCAGAGACGACTCACTCCACCTCGTGGTGCTAAAAACAG CTCGGGAGCCCGGAGGTTCTCCATGTCATAGTACAGAGATGTCAAAATCTCCCACTCTGAGCTCTCTTTCGGAGAGCGGCGCTGTGCTTGTGGAGGTCTGCTGCCTGCTTGTGCTGGCTGTCGACAATAAG GCTGCAGCAGAGGAGCTGTGTCTTCTACTTAGTCAAGTCTTCCAGATCGTCTACACTGAGTCCACCATTGACTTCCTGGACAGGGCCATCTTTGATGGAGCCACAACACCCATCAGGCATCTCTCGATCTGCAGCG AGGACTCCTCAAGCAAAGATGTCAAAGAAGTGTTTGAGGCCGAGGCGAGCACATT TACTTTCCAAAGCTCTCTAGAGGCGGGACACTCCTCTAGCCCCTCCCCAGCCTCACCACAAACCATAACAGCCAGTGAGAGTGAACTAAGCACAACAGCTGCTGAGCTTTTACAAGACTACATGACcaca TTGAGGACAAAGCTGTCATCTCAGGAGATCCAGCAGTTTGCCACACTGTTACGTGAGTACAGAAACGGAGCCTCCATCCATGAGTTCTGCATCAACCTGCGTCAGCTTTACGGAGACAGCAGGAAGTTCCTCCTCCTGG GACTGCGGCCTTTCATTCCTGAGAAGGACAGCCAGCACTTTGAGAACTTTTTGGAAACCATCGGCGTGAAGGATGGCCGCGGCATCATAACGGACAGCTTTGGACGTTACAAACGCACGACAAGCTCTGCGTCAGACTCCACCACTAATGGAAACGGTGCCGCAGGTGGATCGGATGAAGGAACGCCCACCTCTGAGGGCGACGAATGGGACCGCATGATTTCAGACATAAGCAATGACATTGAAGCGTTAGGAAGCAGTATGGACCAGGACGGCGTGTCGTCTTGA
- the LOC127983918 gene encoding protein FAM167A-like, with product MDASSIPQINIEDCDGLEVAPDDHLRNLKALTEKLRLETRRPSYLEWKEQVEAQSSKGLAVSEGSSEPETGAGLKPDGTPHSSQVTEGNALISRSLGGFDNIDEALVWLRKELMEMRIQDQQLARQLMRLRGDINKLKVEQTCHLHRRMLNDATFGLEERDELSDLLCDGPVTPGFGLSSPLRLIGVTKMNINSRRFSLC from the exons ATGGATGCCAGCTCAATTCCTCAGATTAATATAGAGGACTGTGATGGCCTTGAGGTTGCCCCAGATGATCATTTGAGAAACCTGAAAGCACTGACTGAGAAGCTCAGGCTTGAGACCAGAAGGCCGTCCTATCTTGAGTGGAAGGAACAAGTGGAAGCTCAAAGCTCCAAAGGCTTAGCAGTGTCAGAGGGCTCATCAGAGCCGGAGACGGGTGCTGGACTGAAGCCTGACGGCACACCTCACAGTTCCCAAGTGACTGAAGGAAATGCCCTGATTTCTAGAAGCCTTGGAGGATTCGATAATATTGATGAAGCTCTGGTTTGGCTTCGAAAAGAACTG ATGGAGATGCGCATCCAGGACCAGCAGCTGGCCCGCCAACTTATGCGACTACGCGGTGACATCAACAAACTCAAAGTGGAGCAGACGTGTCACCTGCATCGCCGGATGCTCAACGACGCCACCTTTGGCTTGGAGGAGCGTGACGAGCTGTCGGATCTTCTGTGTGATGGACCCGTCACTCCAGGGTTTGGACTCTCTTCACCATTGCGCCTCATTGGTGTCACCAAGATGAACATCAACTCCAGACGCTTTTCCCTTTGCTAG
- the LOC127983916 gene encoding ectonucleotide pyrophosphatase/phosphodiesterase family member 5 — protein sequence MPDLLVIKRCFLSCLLLLLQTSSSQQDEQSQLLLVSFDGFRWDYVNRVHTPNFHALMDEGVLVEQVENTYITKTYPNHYTLVTGLHAETHGIVANEMYDPIHNRSFSMEGPEVYDAWWWEEAVPLWVTNQKAGRKSGAAMWPGSDVAIGGTYPTHYLRYNASMPFETRVETLINWFSGPEAISFGVLYWEEPDESGHNLGPESPLMDLIIADIDKKLGFLRGKLQTAGLYDKVNLIVTSDHGMTQLSHDKIIELDTYVSRDLYTWVDKSPVVGILPKDGKLEEVYNSLKNANPNMVVYKKEEIPDHFHYRHNVRIMPLIIEVKEGWTVMQDRNGSFMLGNHGYDNSLPSMHPVFVARGPTFRRRYTKASMRSVDLYPLMCSILGLKPLPNNGSLSSVQDLLVNTSNPKPVVSPVPREPSYAWAVGSVLGAALVIGFLFIFVQQVTQRQHLPQHLSDREMTQPLL from the exons ATGCCAGACCTCTTAGTGATTAAGAGATGCTTCCTGAGTTGCTTATTACTACTGCTTCAGACATCGAGCTCACAGCAGGATGAGCAAAGCCAGCTGCTATTGGTGTCCTTTGATGGCTTCCGCTGGGACTATGTGAATCGAGTACACACACCCAATTTCCATGCCCTGATGGATGAGGGTGTGCTGGTGGAACAAGTGGAGAACACCTACATCACCAAGACCTACCCAAACCACTATACCTTAGTGACAGGATTACATGCCGAAACCCACGGCATTGTTGCTAACGAAATGTACGACCCCATTCACAACCGTTCCTTTTCTATGGAGGGACCTGAGGTGTACGATGCATGGTGGTGGGAGGAGGCTGTGCCGTTGTGGGTCACCAATCAGAAGGCTGGACGGAAGAGCGGAGCTGCCATGTGGCCTGGATCAGACGTAGCGATTGGTGGAACGTATCCAACACATTATTTGAGGTATAATGCGTCAATGCCGTTTGAGACCCGAGTCGAGACACTCATTAACTGGTTCTCAGGGCCAGAGGCCATCAGTTTTGGTGTCTTGTACTGGGAGGAGCCAGACGAGAGTGGGCATAACTTAGGGCCAGAGAGCCCACTAATGGACTTAATCATAGCAGACATCGATAAGAAGTTGGGATTCCTCAGGGGAAAGCTCCAAACCGCTGGCCTTTATGACAAAGTTAATCTCATTGTTACAAGTGATCATGGAATGACACAGTTATCACATGATAAGATTATTGAGCTGGACACCTACGTCAGCCGTGATCTTTACACATGGGTAGACAAGAGCCCTGTAGTTGGCATTTTGCCGAAAGACG GCAAACTTGAAGAGGTCTACAATTCGTTGAAGAACGCCAACCCTAACATGGTTGTGTATAAAAAGGAGGAGATCCCAGATCATTTCCACTACAGACACAATGTCAGGATCATGCCTCTGATCATTGAGGTCAAAGAGGGCTGGACGGTCATGCAGGACAGAAACGGATCTTTTATGT TGGGAAACCATGGTTATGACAACAGCCTTCCCAGCATGCACCCTGTGTTTGTCGCCCGTGGACCCACTTTCCGCCGCCGCTACACCAAGGCCTCCATGCGCTCCGTCGATCTCTATCCTCTCATGTGCAGCATTCTTGGTCTCAAGCCCTTACCTAACAATGGCTCTTTGTCAAGCGTGCAGGATCTCTTAGTGAATACATCAAACCCAAAGCCAGTGGTCTCACCCGTGCCCAGAGAGCCTTCCTACGCGTGGGCCGTGGGATCCGTCCTCGGCGCTGCCCTCGTGATCGGGTTCCTCTTCATCTTTGTGCAGCAGGTGACACAGCGACAGCATCTGCCACAGCATCTGTCCGACAGagagatgacacagcctttactGTAG